In a genomic window of Streptomyces roseoviridis:
- a CDS encoding lysoplasmalogenase, with protein sequence MSRPDRAPAPATAPAAEDPRGPRASRAARLLLGAFLLAAAVDLVSLLAGAELGHRIAKPLLMPLLAAYAVARGGPRLLTVALLFGWGGDVFLLLDADWAFLVGMGSFAAGHVCYLVLFGRRRTSPALGALYAAALAGTVTALWPDLPAELRVPVAGYSLLLTAMAYRASSLGLLAGAGGALFLLSDTLIATGVADWPQPPVPDLWVMLTYIAAQFLLTEGALRTGYGERRTTV encoded by the coding sequence ATGAGCCGGCCCGACCGCGCCCCGGCGCCCGCGACCGCCCCCGCCGCCGAGGACCCCCGTGGCCCGCGCGCCTCCCGCGCCGCACGCCTCCTCCTCGGCGCCTTCCTCCTGGCCGCCGCCGTCGACCTGGTCTCCCTGCTCGCCGGCGCCGAGCTCGGCCACCGGATCGCCAAGCCCCTCCTGATGCCGCTGCTCGCCGCGTACGCGGTCGCCCGCGGCGGCCCGAGGCTCCTCACCGTCGCGCTGCTCTTCGGCTGGGGCGGCGACGTCTTCCTCCTCCTCGACGCGGACTGGGCCTTCCTCGTCGGCATGGGCTCCTTCGCCGCCGGACACGTCTGCTACCTGGTCCTCTTCGGCCGGCGCCGGACCTCCCCGGCTCTCGGCGCGCTCTACGCCGCCGCCCTCGCCGGCACCGTGACCGCCCTCTGGCCCGACCTGCCGGCCGAACTGCGCGTCCCGGTCGCCGGCTACTCCCTGCTGCTCACCGCGATGGCCTACCGGGCGAGCTCCCTCGGCCTCCTCGCCGGCGCGGGCGGCGCGCTGTTCCTGCTGTCCGACACCCTCATCGCCACCGGTGTCGCCGACTGGCCGCAGCCGCCCGTCCCCGACCTCTGGGTCATGCTCACCTACATCGCGGCGCAGTTCCTGCTGACCGAGGGCGCCCTGCGCACGGGGTACGGTGAACGCCGTACGACCGTCTGA
- a CDS encoding sterol desaturase family protein: MPNLPDVVLWSIPAFVLLTVLEMVSYRIHPDEDAAGYETKDAATSIGMGLGSLVFDALWKIPVVAIYTAVYELTPLRVPVLWWTIPLMLLAQDFCYYWQHRGHHVVRILWACHVVHHSSRKFNLTTALRQPWTSLTSWPFYLPMIALGVHPAAVAFCYSVNLVYQFWIHTERVGKLPRPFEFVLNTPSHHRVHHASQGGYLDRNFGGILIVWDRMFGSFVPETDKPVYGLTKNIETYNPLRVATHEYAAIARDLKAARSWRERGGRLFRGPGWQPGPEQPKAGGTQGGTAPEPAA, encoded by the coding sequence ATGCCGAACCTGCCCGATGTCGTGCTCTGGTCCATACCGGCGTTCGTCCTGCTCACCGTCCTGGAGATGGTCAGCTACCGGATCCACCCGGACGAGGACGCCGCCGGGTACGAGACGAAGGACGCCGCCACCAGCATCGGGATGGGGCTGGGGAGTCTCGTCTTCGACGCGCTGTGGAAGATCCCGGTCGTCGCGATCTACACCGCCGTCTACGAGCTGACGCCACTGCGGGTGCCCGTGCTGTGGTGGACGATCCCGCTCATGCTGCTCGCCCAGGACTTCTGCTACTACTGGCAGCACCGCGGGCACCACGTCGTCCGGATCCTGTGGGCCTGTCACGTCGTGCACCACAGCAGCCGGAAGTTCAACCTCACCACCGCGTTGCGACAGCCCTGGACCAGCCTCACCTCGTGGCCGTTCTACCTGCCGATGATCGCGCTCGGGGTGCACCCGGCCGCCGTGGCGTTCTGCTACTCGGTCAACCTCGTCTACCAGTTCTGGATCCACACCGAGCGGGTCGGGAAGCTGCCTCGGCCCTTCGAGTTCGTCCTCAACACCCCCTCGCACCACCGCGTCCACCACGCCTCCCAGGGCGGCTACCTGGACCGCAACTTCGGCGGCATCCTCATCGTCTGGGACCGGATGTTCGGCTCCTTCGTGCCCGAGACCGACAAACCCGTCTACGGCCTCACCAAGAACATCGAGACCTACAACCCGCTGCGGGTCGCCACCCACGAGTACGCCGCCATCGCCCGCGACCTGAAGGCCGCGCGCAGCTGGCGCGAGCGCGGCGGGCGGCTGTTCCGCGGGCCCGGCTGGCAGCCGGGCCCCGAGCAGCCCAAGGCCGGCGGCACCCAGGGCGGCACCGCACCCGAGCCCGCCGCATGA